Below is a genomic region from Sphingopyxis terrae subsp. terrae NBRC 15098.
TCCGTCTTGGCGTCCGGCGCATCGCAACCGACTGGACCGGCAAAAAGCCGATCGTCGATGTGCTGATTCTGGATATCTGACCGATGAAATGGACCTCGGCGCTCGCCATCTACCTGCTTATCTGGGCGTTCAGCACCTTCTTCGTACTGCCCTTCCACGGCCGCCGTGCCGAAGATGATGCCGTGCCCTTGATCGATGGCCAGGAACCGGGCGCACCCGCGCGCTTCCACCCGCTGCGCATTCTGATCCAGATCACGATCGTCGCCACGATCGCCTTCGGCCTCTTCTATGTCGCCTATATCAACGGCTGGACAAACCCTGACGTCCTGAGC
It encodes:
- a CDS encoding DUF1467 family protein; amino-acid sequence: MKWTSALAIYLLIWAFSTFFVLPFHGRRAEDDAVPLIDGQEPGAPARFHPLRILIQITIVATIAFGLFYVAYINGWTNPDVLSGRA